Proteins co-encoded in one Juglans regia cultivar Chandler chromosome 16, Walnut 2.0, whole genome shotgun sequence genomic window:
- the LOC109006718 gene encoding probable beta-1,4-xylosyltransferase IRX10, with amino-acid sequence MRTGGWVFAVLIVFGFVWRIGADRNVRTERISGSAGDVLEDDPVGRLKVYVYELPSKYNKKLLQKDPRCLTHMFAAEIFMHRFLLSSPVRTLKPEEADWFYTPIYITCDLTPTGLPLPFKSPRMMRSAIQLISSNWPYWNRTEGADHFFVVPHDFGACFHYQEEKAIDRGILPLLQRATLVQTFGQRNHVCLNEGSITIPPYAPPQKMQTHLIPQDTPRSIFVYFRGLFYDVNNDPEGGYYARGARAAVWENFKDNPLFDISTDHPTTYYEDMQRAIFCLCPLGWAPWSPRLVEAVVFGCIPVIIADDIVLPFADAIPWEEIGVFVAEEDVPDLDTILTSIPPDVVLRKQRLLANPSMKWAMMFPQPAQPGDAFHQILNGLARKLPHDKNIYLKPGERILNWTAGPVGDLKPW; translated from the exons ATGAGGACTGGTGGGTGGGTTTTTGCTGTTCTTATCGtctttggttttgtttggaGGATTGGTGCGGACCGGAATGTGCGTACAGAGAGAATTTCAG GAAGTGCGGGTGATGTCTTGGAAGATGATCCAGTAGGAAGGCTGAAAGTTTATGTATATGAGCTTCCAAGCAAATACAACAAGAAGCTTCTTCAGAAGGACCCTAGATGTCTGACCCATATGTTTGCCGCCGAGATCTTTATGCATAGGTTCCTCTTATCCAGCCCTGTTCGAACCCTTAAGCCTGAAGAAGCAGATTGGTTTTACACCCCAATATACATCACTTGTGACCTCACACCAACTGGCTTGCCATTGCCCTTCAAGTCTCCACGGATGATGAGAAGTGCAATACAGCTCATCTCTTCAAATTGGCCCTATTGGAATCGAACAGAAGGGGCTGATCATTTCTTTGTTGTGCCCCATGACTTTGGAGCCTGCTTTCATTATCAg GAAGAGAAAGCTATTGACCGGGGCATTCTTCCATTACTTCAGCGTGCTACCTTGGTTCAGACTTTTGGACAACGTAACCATGTGTGCCTCAATGAGGGTTCAATCACTATTCCTCCATATGCTCCCCCTCAGAAAATGCAGACCCACCTGATTCCCCAAGACACTCCACGGTCCATCTTTGTCTACTTCCGTGGTCTGTTCTATGATGTTAATAATGATCCAGAAGGTGGTTATTATGCAAG AGGTGCAAGGGCAGCAGTTTGGGAGAACTTTAAGGACAATCCACTTTTTGACATCTCCACTGATCACCCAACCACATATTATGAGGACATGCAACGAGCTATATTCTGTTTGTGCCCTCTGGGGTGGGCCCCATGGAGTCCTAGGCTTGTTGAAGCAGTGGTATTTGGTTGTATTCCTGTGATCATAGCAGATGATATCGTTTTACCCTTTGCCGATGCCATCCCATGGGAGGAAATCGGAGTGTTTGTGGCGGAGGAAGATGTCCCTGACCTAGATACCATTCTTACATCTATACCTCCAGATGTAGTCCTAAGGAAACAAAGGCTGCTTGCAAATCCATCAATGAAATGGGCAATGATGTTCCCACAACCCGCACAACCAGGGGACGCTTTTCATCAGATACTGAACGGGCTGGCTCGCAAGTTGCCGCATGACAAGAACATTTACTTGAAGCCTGGTGAAAGGATCTTGAATTGGACTGCAGGACCTGTTGGGGACCTCAAACCTTGGTAA
- the LOC109006717 gene encoding transaldolase: MATISRLPTPSPAASASSTLRPRSSQPKILIGFYSGSTFNAKVSSSKLAVRSNPAIRGPLVVRCSQVESGSPAKRTVLHDLYEKEGQSPWYDNLCRPVTDLLPLIASGVRGVTSNPAIFQKAISSSNAYNDQFRELVRSGKDIESAYWELVVKDIQDACKLFEPIYDQTDGGDGYVSVEVSPRLADDTKGTVEAAKWLHKVVDRSNVYIKIPATAACVPSIKEVISLGISVNVTLIFSLSRYEAVIDAYLDGLESSGLSDLSRVTSVASFFVSRVDTLIDKKLDKIGTPEALDLLGKAAVAQAALAYKLYQKKFSGPRWEALVKKGAKKQRLLWASTSVKNPAYPDTLYVAPLIGPDTVSTMPDQALQAFIDHGLVSRTIDSNVSEAEGVYSALEKLGIDWSNVGSQLELEGVDSFKKSFDSLLDTLQEKANSLKLVSL, encoded by the exons ATGGCAACCATTTCCAGGCTCCCCACACCGAGCCCTGCGGCTTCTGCATCGTCCACGCTGAGACCCAGATCTTCTCAGCCTAAGATTTTGATCGGCTTCTACAGCGGAAGCACTTTCAACGCCAAAGTTTCATCTTCCAAGTTGGCCGTTCGGAGTAACCCTGCTATCAGGGGCCCTTtggt TGTCAGATGTTCCCAAGTTGAAAGTGGAAGTCCAGCAAAGAGAACAGTTCTTCATGATCTCTACGAGAAGGAAGGGCAGAGTCCGTGGTATGATAACCTTTGCCGACCTGTTACAGATCTGCTTCCTCTGATTGCAAGTGGTGTTAGAGGTGTAACTAGCAACCCAGCG ATCTTCCAGAAAGCAATATCATCTTCAAATGCTTACAATGATCAATTCAg GGAACTTGTTCGATCGGGTAAAGACATAGAATCTGCATACTGGGAGTTGGTAGTGAAGGATATTCAAGATGCGTGCAAACTTTTTGAGCCAATCTATGATCAAACAGATGGTGGTGATGGATATGTTTCTGTTGAAGTTTCCCCCAGACTTGCTGATGATACTAAGGGGACTGTAGAGGCTGCAAAATGGCTCCACAAAGTGGTTGATCGCTCCAATGTTTACATAAAGATTCCTGCTACAGCTGCCTGCGTTCCTTCAATTAAGGAAGTTATTTCACTTGGCATAAGTGTCAACGTGACA CTCATATTCTCTCTTTCTAGATATGAAGCAGTCATCGATGCTTACTTGGATGGCCTTGAATCTTCGGGGCTAAGTGACCTCTCCCGAGTTACTAGTGTTGCTTCCTTCTTTGTCAGTCGAGTGGACACCCTCATTGACAAAAAGCTTGACAAGATCGGAACCCCAGAGGCCCTTGATCTTCTTGGAAAG GCTGCAGTTGCTCAAGCGGCCTTGGCATACAAGCTCTACCAGAAGAAATTTTCTGGTCCAAGATGGGAAGCTCTGGTGAAAAAAGGTGCCAAGAAGCAGAGGCTGCTGTGGGCCTCAACCAGTGTTAAGAATCCTGCCTACCCTGACACCTTATATGTGGCTCCTCTCATTGGACCTGATACG GTTTCAACCATGCCCGACCAAGCACTTCAAGCATTTATCGATCATGGTCTCGTTTCTAGAACAATTGATTCAAATGTATCCGAAGCTGAAGGCGTTTACAGTGCACTCGAGAAATTGGGCATCGACTGGAGCAATGTTGGCTCCCAGCTCGAACTTGAAGGTGTGGATTCTTTCAAGAAAAGCTTTGACAGCCTGCTGGATACCCTGCAAGAGAAGGCAAACTCTCTTAAATTAGTGAGCCTGTGA
- the LOC109006716 gene encoding sterol 14-demethylase-like, with protein MTITMDADNKFFNMGLLIVATLVVAKLISALIVPRSGKRLPPVLKSWPVIGGLVRFMKGPIVMLREEYPKLGSVFTVNVVNKKITFLIGPEVSAHFFKASESDLSQQEVYQFNVPTFGPGVVFDVDYSVRQEQFRFFTESLRVNRLKGYVDQMVAEAEDYFSKWGDSGEVDIKYELEHLIILTASRCLLGREVRDKLFDDVSALFHDLDNGMLPISVIFPYLPIPAHRRRDQARKKLAKIFANIIHSRKYGGNAENDMLQCFIDSKYKNGRPTTEAEVTGLLIAALFAGQHTSSITSTWTGAYLLRHKEYLSAVLEEQKNLLGKHGSKVDHDILSEMDVLYRCIKEALRLHPPLIMLLRSSHSDFSVTTRDGKEYDIPKGHIVATSPAFANRLPHIFKNPDSYDPDRFAVGREEDKVAGAFSYISFGGGRHGCLGEPFAYLQIKAIWSHLLRNFELELVSPFPEIDWNAMVVGVKGKVMVRYKRRELSVN; from the exons ATGACGATCACGATGGATGCGGATAACAAATTTTTCAATATGGGGCTTCTCATTGTGGCCACTCTAGTGGTGGCGAAGCTAATTTCTGCGCTAATAGTGCCTAGATCGGGAAAACGTCTCCCTCCAGTTCTCAAGTCATGGCCCGTAATCGGTGGGCTCGTCCGCTTCATGAAAGGTCCGATCGTGATGCTCAGAGAGGAGTACCCGAAGCTTGGGAGTGTATTCACAGTGAATGTGGTCAACAAGAAGATTACTTTCTTGATTGGTCCCGAGGTTTCGGCACACTTCTTTAAAGCCTCCGAGTCTGATCTTAGCCAGCAGGAGGTGTACCAGTTCAATGTGCCAACTTTCGGCCCAGGAGTAGTATTTGATGTCGATTACTCGGTGCGGCAAGAGCAGTTTCGGTTCTTTACGGAGTCCTTGAGAGTAAACAGACTGAAGGGATATGTCGATCAGATGGTTGCAGAAGCAGAG GACTACTTCTCGAAGTGGGGAGACAGTGGTGAAGTGGATATAAAGTATGAGCTGGAGCATCTAATCATCCTCACAGCCAGTAGATGTCTCTTGGGCCGAGAAGTTCGTGATAAGCTATTTGATGATGTTTCTGCCTTGTTCCATGACCTTGACAATGGAATGCTCCCTATTAGTGTTATCTTTCCATACCTGCCCATTCCTGCTCATCGACGACGTGACCAGGCCCGCAAGAAGCTTGCAAAAATCTTTGCAAACATTATCCACTCCCGTAAATATGGTGGAAATGCAGAGAATGACATGTTGCAATGCTTCATTGACTCAAAGTACAAAAATGGTCGCCCAACAACTGAGGCAGAGGTCACTGGCTTGCTTATTGCTGCTCTATTTGCTGGGCAGCACACAAGTTCCATCACCTCCACTTGGACTGGCGCCTATCTCCTGCGTCACAAGGAGTACCTATCTGCTGTGTTGGAGGAGCAGAAAAACCTGTTGGGAAAGCATGGGAGTAAGGTTGATCATGATATCTTGTCTGAGATGGATGTCCTGTATCGGTGTATTAAGGAAGCCTTGAGACTCCACCCACCACTGATTATGCTGCTACGTAGCTCGCATAGTGATTTTAGTGTGACAACCCGAGATGGAAAAGAATATGACATCCCAAAGGGCCACATAGTTGCTACATCACCAGCTTTTGCAAACCGCCTTCCTCATATATTTAAGAATCCAGACAGTTATGATCCTGACAGATTTGCCGTTGGGAGAGAAGAAGACAAGGTTGCAGGGGCATTCTCATATATTTCATTTGGAGGTGGCAGGCATGGTTGCCTTGGTGAGCCCTTTGCATACCTGCAGATAAAGGCAATATGGAGCCATTTGCTGAGGAACTTTGAGTTGGAGCTTGTGTCACCTTTTCCTGAGATTGATTGGAATGCCATGGTTGTGGGTGTGAAAGGAAAGGTGATGGTGCGGTACAAGCGGCGGGAGCTTTCTGTTAATTAA